One stretch of Streptomyces sp. NBC_01363 DNA includes these proteins:
- a CDS encoding transcriptional regulator, protein MVAPDGIGVLLRSIREDAGRTRDEQAQIVQQAQGGRWFDWENIKRWELEKRIPVPDWHETIARPYGLSVADVQRAVAASRQHRRSQRGEKEDVERRRFFGMAAIAAGATALPGIAQAREGIDGALTGAGAGDLAYLESAFERHRGGYHGRAPDDVLAEMQADLDLLGQVLNQSHPAGARADLARTAAGIAGLVAIVQHDRGDKQDAFGWFATAEKAARESGDRRMTAWVLARHAMVPLNYGAPEVAVRIAARARRAAGRTPTAAGALAAAVTARSLAAIGDHRGAKAAVTDVQKLVERLDGQDVADTWFGYPAQKHFVHLSQAYTLLEDTEAAYSAQDNALDLTDSPSVMSRALIAMDTATCLHLDGDPSAAAEMACGIFDRLPGPYRDGLIRSRAEALHQALGGRPRDLLGQVLA, encoded by the coding sequence ATGGTGGCCCCGGACGGCATCGGCGTCTTACTTCGATCGATCCGCGAAGACGCCGGACGCACTCGCGACGAACAGGCCCAGATCGTTCAACAGGCCCAGGGCGGCAGGTGGTTCGACTGGGAGAACATCAAGCGGTGGGAACTGGAGAAGCGGATACCGGTCCCGGACTGGCACGAGACGATCGCCCGCCCATACGGGCTGAGCGTCGCGGACGTCCAGCGGGCAGTTGCCGCATCGCGGCAGCACCGACGCAGCCAGCGTGGGGAGAAAGAGGACGTGGAACGACGCAGGTTCTTCGGGATGGCGGCCATTGCGGCAGGCGCGACGGCACTGCCTGGCATCGCACAGGCCCGCGAGGGCATCGACGGGGCCCTCACGGGGGCCGGGGCCGGTGACCTGGCCTACCTGGAGTCGGCATTTGAGCGGCACCGGGGCGGCTACCACGGCCGGGCTCCCGACGACGTCCTGGCCGAGATGCAGGCGGATCTCGACCTTCTCGGGCAGGTACTCAACCAGTCCCACCCGGCCGGCGCACGCGCTGATCTCGCCCGCACCGCCGCGGGGATCGCCGGTCTGGTCGCCATTGTTCAGCACGACCGGGGCGACAAGCAGGACGCCTTCGGCTGGTTCGCGACGGCGGAGAAGGCGGCCCGGGAATCCGGTGACCGCAGGATGACCGCCTGGGTGCTGGCACGGCACGCGATGGTGCCGCTGAACTACGGCGCCCCGGAGGTGGCCGTGCGGATCGCCGCCCGCGCCCGCAGGGCAGCCGGCCGGACGCCCACCGCGGCCGGAGCGCTGGCAGCGGCCGTAACTGCCCGCTCGCTCGCCGCCATCGGTGACCACCGGGGCGCCAAGGCAGCGGTCACGGACGTGCAGAAACTGGTCGAGCGCCTTGACGGGCAGGATGTAGCCGACACCTGGTTCGGGTACCCGGCCCAGAAGCACTTCGTTCACCTATCCCAGGCATACACCCTCCTCGAGGATACCGAGGCCGCCTACTCGGCCCAGGACAACGCCCTCGACCTCACCGATTCCCCCTCGGTGATGAGCCGGGCCCTGATCGCGATGGACACCGCCACCTGCCTGCATCTCGACGGCGACCCTTCAGCGGCGGCCGAGATGGCGTGCGGGATCTTCGACCGCCTCCCAGGTCCCTACCGTGATGGCCTGATCCGGTCCAGGGCCGAAGCACTCCACCAGGCCCTCGGCGGCCGCCCCCGCGACCTCCTCGGTCAGGTTCTCGCCTGA
- a CDS encoding DNA ligase: MLRRTDETVVLYARSGRVVTQHWMDLAVAGMTLRPGTVLDGEAVIWRDGRLDFAAAQSRAASSVTRARALAARHPASYICWDVLQHPDPQIGDCRSHPYTERRALLLELLADVEPPVQAVPATDDRDTAVLWYDALREQGVEGIVAKRGGAGYPSGRRDCRTRTAEPGASGGAAPRPATRRTAAGSAPEHRRRCGAGPRGPRS, translated from the coding sequence GTGCTGCGCCGTACCGACGAGACCGTCGTGCTGTACGCACGGTCCGGCAGAGTCGTCACCCAGCACTGGATGGATCTGGCCGTCGCCGGCATGACACTGCGCCCCGGCACGGTCCTGGACGGCGAGGCGGTGATCTGGCGGGACGGCCGGCTCGACTTCGCAGCCGCGCAGTCACGGGCCGCGTCGTCCGTGACCCGGGCCCGCGCCCTGGCCGCCCGGCATCCGGCCTCCTACATCTGCTGGGACGTCCTGCAGCACCCGGACCCGCAGATCGGCGACTGCCGCAGCCACCCCTACACCGAGCGCCGCGCCCTCCTCCTGGAGCTCCTCGCCGACGTCGAGCCGCCGGTCCAGGCCGTCCCGGCCACCGACGACCGGGACACCGCCGTGCTCTGGTACGACGCACTGCGCGAGCAAGGCGTCGAGGGGATCGTTGCGAAGCGGGGCGGCGCGGGCTATCCGTCGGGGCGGCGAGATTGCCGAACTCGAACAGCAGAACCGGGAGCATCGGGCGGAGCAGCCCCGCGTCCCGCAACCCGGCGAACCGCAGCCGGATCGGCTCCCGAACACCGTCGGCGTTGCGGCGCCGGGCCTCGCGGGCCGCGATCGTGA
- a CDS encoding GNAT family N-acetyltransferase: protein MREATAEDADVLADVHTRTRAAYYTAGGMPEEELADPSAWGERRDAWARVLGAPARATVVAEDLDGTAVGLLTAGPPHHDDLDASTYYELYQIGVLAHAWGRGVGGALHREFVALAAAAGCAEGVLECWESNTRAQRFYARNGWRPDGARRPGPLDHDYVRLRLKLVSHSF from the coding sequence TTGCGTGAGGCGACCGCCGAGGACGCCGATGTCCTTGCCGATGTGCACACCCGGACCCGGGCCGCGTACTACACCGCGGGCGGCATGCCCGAGGAGGAGCTCGCCGACCCGAGTGCATGGGGAGAACGGCGCGACGCCTGGGCGCGGGTGCTGGGTGCGCCGGCGCGCGCCACGGTGGTCGCGGAAGACTTGGACGGGACGGCGGTCGGGCTGCTCACTGCCGGGCCACCGCACCACGATGACCTGGACGCCTCGACGTACTACGAGCTGTACCAGATCGGGGTACTGGCGCATGCCTGGGGGCGTGGGGTGGGTGGGGCCCTGCACCGGGAGTTCGTTGCGCTGGCCGCGGCCGCCGGCTGTGCCGAGGGCGTGCTGGAGTGCTGGGAGTCCAACACCCGTGCGCAGCGTTTCTACGCCCGAAACGGGTGGCGGCCGGATGGAGCGCGCCGTCCAGGACCGCTGGACCATGACTACGTCCGGCTGCGGCTGAAGCTCGTATCGCACAGCTTCTGA
- a CDS encoding IS6 family transposase — MIFWLVVPGRDSFVSSASPSYKGHRYPVEVIAHAVWLYFRFPLSFREVEELMLERGVIVSYETIRRWSAKFGQAYAGGLRRRRPRPGDKWHLDEVFVKINGEQKYLWRAVDQDGNVLDILLQSRRDKAAARRFFRCLMKKTRTVPRVVVTDKLRSYGAAHREVMPSVEHRSHKGLNNRAENSHQPTRQRERAMKGFRSAGGAQRFLSAFSGISPHFRPHRHLMTASDHRAEMTVRFAIWDQITGAAGRPTTA, encoded by the coding sequence ATGATCTTCTGGTTGGTCGTGCCGGGGAGGGATTCGTTCGTGTCGTCCGCGTCGCCGTCGTACAAGGGCCACCGGTACCCGGTGGAGGTGATCGCGCACGCGGTATGGCTGTACTTCCGCTTCCCGCTGTCCTTCCGCGAGGTCGAGGAGCTGATGCTCGAGCGCGGCGTCATCGTCTCCTACGAGACCATCCGCCGCTGGTCCGCCAAGTTCGGTCAGGCCTACGCGGGCGGACTGCGTCGCCGTCGGCCACGGCCCGGGGACAAGTGGCACCTGGACGAGGTCTTCGTGAAGATCAACGGAGAGCAGAAGTACCTGTGGCGGGCCGTCGACCAGGACGGCAACGTGCTCGACATCCTCCTGCAGAGCCGCCGGGACAAGGCCGCGGCCAGGCGTTTCTTCCGCTGCCTGATGAAGAAGACCCGTACGGTGCCGCGGGTGGTCGTCACCGACAAGCTCCGTTCCTACGGCGCGGCGCACCGCGAGGTCATGCCCTCGGTGGAACACCGTTCCCACAAGGGCCTGAACAACCGGGCGGAGAACTCCCACCAGCCCACGCGGCAGCGTGAACGCGCGATGAAGGGATTCCGTTCCGCCGGCGGGGCCCAGCGGTTCCTGTCCGCGTTCAGCGGCATCTCACCCCACTTCCGCCCTCACCGCCACCTGATGACAGCCTCCGACCACCGAGCCGAGATGACCGTCCGCTTCGCGATCTGGGACCAGATCACCGGCGCTGCCGGCCGGCCCACCACCGCCTGA
- a CDS encoding IS6 family transposase, which produces MDSAPPSYKGHRYPVEIIAHCVWLYFRFPLSFREVEELMLERGVLVSHETARRWCTKFGQAYANGLRRRRVQPGDKWHLDEVFLRINGELKYLWRAVDADGNVLDILVQNRRNTAAARRFFRNLLKKTCSVPRVIVTDKLRSYGAAHREVMPSVEHRAHKGLNNRAENSHQPTRQRERAMKGFRSTGGAQRFLSAFSGISPHFRPRRHLMTATEYRTEMTTPFAIWDEITAATDQPIAA; this is translated from the coding sequence GTGGACAGCGCGCCGCCGTCGTACAAGGGGCACCGGTACCCGGTGGAGATCATCGCGCACTGCGTGTGGCTGTACTTCCGTTTCCCGCTGTCGTTCCGCGAGGTCGAGGAGCTGATGCTCGAGCGCGGCGTGCTCGTCTCCCACGAGACGGCCCGCCGCTGGTGTACGAAGTTCGGGCAGGCCTACGCCAACGGCCTACGCCGCCGGCGTGTGCAACCGGGCGACAAGTGGCACCTGGACGAGGTCTTCCTCAGGATCAACGGTGAGCTGAAGTACCTGTGGCGGGCCGTCGACGCCGATGGCAACGTGCTCGACATTTTGGTCCAGAACCGGCGGAACACCGCTGCGGCCAGGCGGTTCTTCCGCAACCTGCTCAAAAAGACCTGCTCGGTGCCGAGGGTGATCGTCACCGACAAGCTGCGCTCCTACGGCGCGGCCCACCGCGAGGTCATGCCCTCCGTAGAACACCGCGCCCACAAGGGCCTGAACAACCGGGCCGAGAACAGTCATCAGCCGACGAGGCAGCGCGAACGCGCGATGAAGGGCTTCCGCAGTACCGGCGGGGCCCAGCGGTTCCTGTCCGCGTTCAGCGGCATCTCACCGCACTTCCGACCACGCCGCCACCTGATGACCGCCACCGAATACCGCACCGAGATGACCACCCCCTTCGCCATCTGGGACGAGATCACCGCCGCCACCGACCAGCCCATCGCAGCGTAA
- a CDS encoding GPI anchored serine-threonine rich family protein: protein MRSGTLFQGKDHRSVRTVLDGADRLAIIKIWKRAAVGMAAWSLVALPSLLASTQVQATNPAAAHTASRTSLLDVFVPPVTSPTAESVWTAGQTVEVTWDTADPPQHITNPKGAIYLRKGDRTGPMLDEGFDILKGRQEVVVPDVPPGNDYRIVLFGDSGNFSAPFTITEGPTDS from the coding sequence GTGCGGTCCGGCACCCTCTTTCAGGGGAAAGATCACCGCTCTGTCCGCACCGTCCTGGATGGTGCCGACAGACTTGCAATCATAAAGATCTGGAAGAGGGCAGCCGTGGGCATGGCGGCATGGTCCCTCGTGGCTTTGCCGAGCCTGCTCGCTTCGACGCAGGTGCAGGCGACGAATCCGGCCGCGGCTCACACCGCCTCTCGAACCTCTCTGCTGGACGTGTTCGTACCGCCCGTGACCTCTCCCACCGCGGAGTCGGTCTGGACGGCCGGCCAGACGGTTGAGGTCACCTGGGACACTGCCGACCCGCCACAGCACATCACCAACCCCAAGGGCGCGATCTACTTGAGGAAAGGCGACAGGACCGGCCCCATGCTTGACGAGGGCTTCGACATCCTGAAGGGGAGACAGGAAGTGGTCGTGCCGGACGTTCCTCCCGGGAACGACTACAGGATCGTCCTCTTCGGCGACTCCGGTAACTTCTCCGCCCCCTTCACGATCACGGAAGGGCCGACCGATTCCTAG
- a CDS encoding transposase: MTRQHFAELVVELAPRWEASRESDRAERRGGLRKRLAGAGRKVKLVFTDRLLVTLICLRHQLPHAALAGLYGVDRSTVSAAVREIRPLLAARGFAVPDRPGIRIHTLEDLFAYAAAENIELRIDGTETQVRRPQAHRPGRKAFVSGKKKQNTIKTTSFSDGQGRILFSGVVRPGRMHDQTAVRTEGIAEQFRFRPQVKAKVDEGYRGLAGEFPDQISAPPKKPGKDACDGEHRAWREAKRRQSSARICIEHTNAELKKWRPLQRYTGRRESYGETHAAIASLVSDRSARRPTRRRTSTALVPVRTTTC; this comes from the coding sequence GTGACACGCCAACACTTCGCCGAGCTGGTTGTCGAGTTGGCGCCACGCTGGGAGGCGTCGCGGGAGTCGGACCGAGCCGAGCGGCGTGGGGGTCTTCGGAAGCGCCTGGCCGGGGCGGGACGCAAGGTGAAGCTGGTGTTCACCGACCGACTGCTGGTCACCCTGATCTGCCTGCGTCACCAGCTGCCGCACGCCGCGTTGGCGGGGCTGTACGGGGTGGACCGCTCCACTGTCTCGGCGGCGGTGCGGGAGATACGGCCCCTGCTCGCGGCCCGCGGCTTCGCCGTCCCCGACCGGCCCGGTATCCGGATCCACACCCTGGAGGACCTGTTCGCCTACGCGGCGGCCGAGAACATCGAGCTGCGCATTGACGGCACCGAGACCCAGGTGCGTCGGCCCCAGGCTCACCGGCCGGGCCGGAAGGCGTTCGTCTCGGGCAAGAAGAAGCAGAACACGATCAAGACCACCAGCTTCAGCGACGGCCAGGGCCGCATCCTGTTCTCCGGCGTGGTCAGGCCCGGCCGGATGCACGACCAGACGGCCGTGCGCACCGAGGGCATCGCCGAACAGTTCCGGTTCCGCCCGCAGGTCAAGGCCAAGGTCGACGAGGGCTACCGCGGGCTGGCAGGCGAGTTCCCCGACCAGATCAGCGCGCCGCCGAAGAAGCCCGGCAAGGATGCCTGTGACGGCGAACACCGGGCCTGGCGGGAGGCCAAGCGACGGCAGTCCTCGGCGAGGATCTGCATCGAGCACACCAACGCCGAGCTGAAGAAGTGGCGTCCGCTCCAGCGATACACCGGACGCCGCGAGAGCTACGGAGAAACCCACGCCGCGATCGCCTCCCTCGTCTCCGACCGCTCCGCCAGGCGCCCCACCCGCCGCAGGACCAGCACCGCCCTCGTGCCCGTCCGCACCACCACCTGCTGA